Proteins from a single region of Pithys albifrons albifrons isolate INPA30051 chromosome 12, PitAlb_v1, whole genome shotgun sequence:
- the LOC139677626 gene encoding cadherin-1-like, with amino-acid sequence MSPCTFTLLLLLVGTSQWGRGHCTATPPEPRGRATSHHGPAASLSIPRDVLTFPEHGHGLRRQKRDWVIPPINCPENERGPFPKKLVQIKSNKDKETKVFYSITGQGADTIPVGVFIIERETGWLEVTKPLDREERDKYVLYALAVSASGQPVEDPMEFTITITDKNDNRPVFSQAVFHGSVPEGAEPGTLVLRVLATDADDAVSSSNGVVVYSILSQAPELPQPHMFTINSSSGLISVAAPGLAAAVVPEYTLEIEAADMGGYGLRATTTARITVQADGMSEVGNGTLTTHVLNTVTGLPAAGLAIRLDQLQEPGPQWRELAQRHTDTDGRSRPLLAAGQAKAGTYKLRFETAAYWQGLGHTSFYPYVEVVFTITDPAQKLHVPLLISPYSYSTYRGS; translated from the exons ATGTCACCCTGCACCTTcactcttctcctcctcctggtgGGAACATCCCAATGGGGCCGGGGGCACTGCACGGCCACCCCACCAGAGCCCCGGGGCAGAGCCACGTCCCACCACGGCCCTGCAGCCTCACTCTCCATCCCACGGGATGTCCTGACCTTCCCGGAGCACGGACACGGCCTCCGGCGGCAGAAGAGGGACTGGGTCATTCCCCCCATCAACTGCCCTGAGAACGAGCGGGGGCCCTTCCCCAAGAAGCTGGTGCAG atCAAGTCCAACAAGGACAAGGAGACCAAGGTTTTCTACAGCATCACGGGGCAGGGAGCAGACACCATCCCTGTGGGAGTCTTCATCATCGAGCGGGAGACGGGGTGGCTGGAGGTGACAAAGCCGCTGGACCGGGAGGAGAGGGACAAATATGTG CTCTACGCCCTTGCTGTGTCAGCCAGTgggcagcctgtggaggacccCATGGAGTTCACCATCACTATCACTGACAAGAATGACAACCGGcctgtcttctcccaggcagtttTCCATGGCTCTGTGCCAGAGGGAGCTGAGCCAG GCACGCTGGTGTTGCGGGTGCTGGCCACCGATGCGGACGATGCCGTGAGCTCCAGCAATGGAGTGGTGGTTTATTCCATCCTGAGCCAGGCGCCGGAGttgccccagccccacatgtTCACCATCAACAGCAGCTCCGGGCTGATCTCTGTGGCGGCACCAGGGCTGGCGGCAGCG GTGGTCCCTGAATACACGCTGGAGATTGAGGCAGCCGACATGGGGGGCTACGGGCTGCGAGCCACCACCACCGCCCGCATCACAGTGCAG GCTGACGGGATGTCCGAGGTGGGGAACGGTACCCTGACCACCCATGTGCTGAACACGGTCACGGGGCTGCCGGCAGCCGGCCTCGCCATCCGCCTGGACCAGCTGCAGGAGCCGGGGCCACAGTGGAGGGAGCTGGCACAAAG GCACACGGACACAGATGGGCGCAGCCGGCCcctcctggcagcaggacaggccAAGGCTGGCACCTACAAGCTGCGCTTTGAAACGGCGGCGTATTGGCAGGGCCTGGGGCACACCAGCTTCTACCCCTACGTGGAG GTCGTCTTCACCATCACCGACCCAGCGCAGAAGCTCCATGTCCCGCTGCTGATCAGCCCCTACTCCTACTCAACGTACCGGGGCAGTTAG
- the GAS8 gene encoding dynein regulatory complex subunit 4 — protein MAPKKKGSTKGKGPAVVDGLDLEDMSKEQLLQHVQRLREELDRERQERNSFQLECTRIQSCWDITRQELEEKKAELRGRDREMEEAEERHHVEIKVYKQKVKHLLHEQQETLTELKAEGILSLKRAQKDHWDQEQELWKEKRSLKAQLKEQQLANEAAVTNLCLKHEEEMARLRSDFETQAKEMDAKYNRKMEALREEMDLRRKREIHELEERKNNQISELMVKHEGAFGDIKNYYNDITAKNMSLINLLKEQVEEMKKREIILEKEKSDVVQQNKGLTEPLQQAQEQVAEMQKKLAHYDMDKESLMNSKARLKVIQKELKDLQWEHEVLEQRFSKVQAERDELYQKFTKAINEVQQKTGFKNLLLERKLQGLLSLLEQKEVELSEVVAVSHLDPSALSLVSHKLKDVLSSKNDTIQDLQLKLARVCKAHNDMLQTFEAKLTAFGIPLDNLGFQPLSFPLPGQELGQGPAGLVSVPT, from the exons ATG GCACCCAAAAAGAAGGGCTCGACTAAAGGGAAAGGTCCGGCGGTGGTGGATGGCTTGGACCTGGAGGACATGAGCAAGGAGCAG ctgctgcagcacgtGCAGCGTCTCCGGGAGGAGCTGGACCGGGAGCGGCAGGAGCGGAACTCTTTCCAGCTGGAGTGTACCAGGattcagagctgctgggacaTCACCcgccaggagctggaggagaagaaGGCGGAGCTGCGGGGCCGGGACCGGGAGATGGAGGAGGCCGAGGAGCGGCACCACGTGGAGATCAAG GTGTACAAGCAGAAGGTGAAGCACCTGTTGCACGAGCAGCAGGAGACCCTGACGGAGCTGAAGGCAGAGGGAATCCTGTCCCTGAAGAGGGCCCAGAAGGATCACTGGgaccaggagcaggagctgtggaaagAGAAGCGCTCCTTGAAAGCCCAATTGAAGGAGCAGCAGTTGGCCAATGAGGCAGCAGTGACAAACCTCTGCCTG AAACACGAGGAGGAGATGGCCCGGCTGCGCAGCGACTTCGAGACACAGGCCAAAG agaTGGATGCCAAGTACAACAGGAAGATGGAGGCACTGCGGGAGGAGATGGACCTGCGGAGGAAGAGAGAGATCCATGagctggaggagaggaagaacaaCCAGATCAGCGAGTTGATGGTGAAACACGAGGGGGCTTTCGGTGACATCAAGAACTACTACAACGATATTACTGCCAAAAACATGTCACTCATCAACCTCCTGAAG GAGCAGGTGGAGGAGATGAAGAAGAGGGAGATTATCTTGGAAAAGGAGAAGTCGGATGTGGTGCAACAGAACAAGGGGCTGACAGAGCCTCTGCAGCAGGCCCAGGAGCAGGTGGCTGAGATGCAGAAGAAGCTGGCTCACTATGATATGGACAAGGAGAGCTTGATG AACTCCAAAGCCCGTCTGAAAGTCATCCAGAAGGAACTGAAGGACCTTCAGTGGGAACacgaggtgctggagcagcgCTTCAGTAAG gtccaggcaGAGCGAGATGAGCTCTATCAGAAGTTCACCAAAGCCATTAATGAGGTGCAGCAGAAGACAGGGTTCAAGAACCTGCTCCTGGAGCGGAAGCTGCAGGGACTCCTCAGCCTCCTGGAGCAGAAGGAGGTGGAGCTCAGTGAGGTCGTCGCAGTCTCCCACCTGGACCCCAGTGCCCTGTCCTTGGTCTCGCACAAGCTGAAG GACGTGCTCAGTTCCAAGAATGACACTATCCAGGACCTGCAGCTCAAGCTGGCCCGAGTCTGCAAG GCACACAATGACATGCTGCAGACCTTTGAGGCGAAGCTGACAGCCTTCGGCATCCCCCTGGACAACCTGGGCTTCCAGCCACTGTCCTTCCCACTGccggggcaggagctggggcagggcccTGCTGGACTCGTTTCAGTGCCCACCTGA